One Castanea sativa cultivar Marrone di Chiusa Pesio chromosome 4, ASM4071231v1 DNA window includes the following coding sequences:
- the LOC142631285 gene encoding histone-lysine N-methyltransferase ATX2 isoform X1: MALALKKPQHLHDDDTTVDGTPVRYLPLDHVYSATSPCRVTASGSSALMSKKIKARKLLSTNLDDNTNLSSSSLLNKPPLLYVYTRRRKRLRHSLPNPSFFRSLVSRGGGDGDEEEEFEAQESKVDTLLLNVNQKKKKKHRLGSSELVKLGVDSTVLRSLDRPRLRDCRIHNSSNANVDANSSNLKKRKRNLENCEKVLSDSPTTKRWIRLSLDNVEPKAFIGLQCKVYWPLDADWYSGRVVGYTPESNRHHIEYEDSDKEELILSNEKVKFFISHEEMQRLNLTCSVTSTDGDVYDYNEMLVLAASLYDCQELDPGDIIWAKLTGHAMWPAIVVKESLIRDRKGLSKLSGGGSVPVQFFGTHDFARIKVKQVISFLKGLLSSFHLKCKKPRFIRGLEEAKTYLSEQKLPRRMLQLQNGITADNVSASEDDGASTDTGEDCIEDAGIQGATQGLGTPPYVIGDVQILSLGKIVKDSEHFQDERFVWPEGYTAMRKFTSITDPSTCALYKMEVLRDAESKIRPLFRVTLDTGEQISDDSRYAIASLNQFEGSTPSDCWNKIYKRIKKVQISSSDGSGADGGGEKIDKTGSDMFGFSNPEVVKLIQGLSKSRFSSKLSMSKLASRRHQDLPVGYRPVRVEWKDLDKCSVCHMDEEYENNLFLQCDKCRMMVHARCYGELEPVDGVLWLCNLCRPGAPNPPPPCCLCPVIGGAMKPTTDGRWAHLACAIWIPETCLSDVKRMEPIDGLSRINKDRWKLLCSICGVSYGACIQCSNNTCYAAYHPLCARAAGLCVELEDEDRLYLLAVDDDEEDQCIRLLSFCKKHRQPSNERSAADERLGRVSRQCSDYTPPSNPSGCARSEPYNYFGRRGRKEPEALAAASLKRLFVQNQPYLVGGYSQHAFSGNSLPSSGVIGSKFSSTLQRLKTSELDTPKDIRSMAEKYTYMKETFRKRLAFGKSGIHGFGIFAKHPHRAGDMVIEYSGELVRPPIADRRERFIYNSLVGAGTYMFRIDDERVIDATRAGSIAHLINHSCEPNCYSRVISVNGDEHIIIFAKRDIKRWEELTYDYRFFSIDEQLACYCGFPRCRGVVNDIESEERAAKLYAPRSELIDWRGE, from the exons ATGGCACTTGCTCTGAAGAAGCCTCAGCATCTCCACGACGACGACACCACCGTAGACGGCACTCCCGTCCGGTACCTTCCGCTCGACCACGTCTACTCCGCCACCTCGCCCTGCCGCGTCACCGCCAGCGGCTCCTCCGCCTTAAtgtccaagaaaatcaaagctCGGAAGCTTCTCTCCACCAATTTAGACGACAATACTAACCTCTCCTCGTCTTCTCTTCTTAACAAGCCTCCTCTCCTCTACGTCTACACTCGCCGCCGGAAGCGCCTCCGCCATTCCCTTCCGAACCCTTCCTTTTTCCGCTCCTTAGTCTCTCGCGGCGGCGGCGACGGCGACGAGGAGGAGGAGTTCGAAGCGCAGGAATCGAAGGTGGATACGCTGTTGTTAAATGTgaatcagaagaagaagaaaaagcatAGGTTAGGGAGTAGTGAGCTTGTCAAATTGGGCGTGGATTCCACCGTCTTGCGTAGCCTCGATCGGCCGCGATTGAGGGATTGTAGAATTCATAATAGTAGTAATGCTAACGTTGATGCTAATAGTAGTAATTTGAAGAAAAGGAAGCGGAATTTGGAGAATTGCGAGAAGGTTCTGTCGGATTCGCCTACCACTAAGCGATGGATCAG GTTGAGTTTGGACAATGTTGAGCCGAAAGCGTTTATTGGATTACAATGCAAG GTTTATTGGCCATTGGATGCTGATTGGTATTCTGGTCGAGTTGTGGGTTACACCCCAGAGTCTAATCGACATCAT ATAGAATATGAAGATAGTGATAAAGAAGAATTAATTCTTTCGAATGAGAAAGTTAAATTCTTCATTTCCCACGAAGAGATGCAGCGTTTGAACTTGACTTGCAGTGTTACGAGTACAGATGGTGATGTGTATGATTACAATGAGATGCTTGTGTTGGCTGCGAGTTTGTATGACTGCCAAGAGCTCGACCCTGGGGATATCATATGGGCCAAACTTACTG GTCATGCTATGTGGCCAGCAATTGTTGTGAAGGAATCCCTCATCCGTGATCGTAAGGGTTTAAGCAAACTTTCAGGAGGAGGGTCAGTTCCAGTGCAGTTTTTTGGCACACATGATTTTGCAAG AATAAAAGTGAAGCAGGTTATCTCATTTCTTAAGGGACTCCTTTCTTCTTTCCACCTGAAGTGCAAGAAACCTCGTTTCATTCGAGGCTTGGAAGAAGCAAAAAC GTATTTGAGCGAACAAAAGCTTCCAAGAAGAATGCTACAGCTGCAAAATGGTATTACTGCTGATAATGTTAGCGCAAGTGAAGATGATGGAGCAAGTACAGATACAGGTGAAGATTGCATTGAAGATGCAGGGATTCAGGGAGCAACGCAGGGCCTTGGAACTCCTCCCTATGTAATTGGGGATGTGCAAATTTTAAGCCTCG GAAAGATTGTCAAGGACTCTGAACATTTCCAGGATGAGAGATTTGTTTGGCCTGAAGGATATACTGCCATGAGGAAGTTTACTTCAATAACTG ATCCCAGTACATGCGCCTTATATAAGATGGAAGTGTTAAGAGATGCTGAATCAAAGATTCGACCTCTATTTAGAGTGACATTGGATACTGGAGAGCAG ATCAGTGATGACAGTAGGTATGCTATTGCATCACTGAATCAG TTTGAGGGATCCACTCCATCTGATTGCTGGAATAAAATATACAAGAGGATAAAGAAAGTACAAATAAGTAGCTCTGATGGTTCTGGTGCTGACGGTGGAGGAGAAAAGATTGATAAAACTGGTTCTGATATGTTTGGTTTCTCCAATCCTGAAGTTGTGAAGCTTATAcag GGTTTGTCTAAATCTAGATTCTCTTCTAAGTTATCTATGTCCAAGTTAGCCTCTAGACGACATCAAGACCTGCCTGTTGGTTACAGACCTGTTCGTGTTGAGTGGAAAGACCTTGACAAGTGCAGTGTTTGCCACATGGATGAG GAGTACGAAAACAATCTCTTCCTGCAATGTGATAAATGCAGAATGATG GTCCATGCTAGATGTTATGGAGAATTAGAACCTGTTGATGGAGTGCTATGGTTGTGCAACTTATGTCGACCAGGGGCTCCCAACCCTCCGCCACCTTGCTGCCTTTGTCCAGTAATAG ggGGTGCAATGAAGCCTACAACTGATGGGCGCTGGGCTCATCTGGCGTGTGCAATATGGATACCTG AAACTTGCTTATCTGATGTCAAAAGAATGGAGCCCATTGATGGGCTAAGTAGAATCAATAAG GACCGCTGGAAGCTTTTATGTAGCATCTGTGGTGTGTCTTATGGAGCTTGCATTCAA TGTTCAAACAATACTTGTTATGCAGCATATCATCCACTTTGTGCACGTGCTGCTGGTTTGTGCGTTGAG CTTGAAGATGAGGATAGATTATATCTGCTAGCtgtagatgatgatgaagaagatcagTGCATTCGTCTGCTTTCCTTCTGCAAGAAGCATAGGCAGCCCTCCAATGAGCGTTCTGCTGCTGATGAACGTCTTGGGCGAGTTTCTCGTCAGTGTTCAGATTACACACCACCCTCTAATCCGTCTGGTTGTGCTCGCAGTG AGCCTTACAATTACTTTGGTAGAAGGGGACGAAAAGAACCCGAAGCCCTTGCTGCTGCCTCCCTGAAGCGCTTGTTTGTACAGAACCAGCCTTACTTAGTTGGTGGTTACAGCCAACATGCATTTTCAGGCAATTCACTGCCTTCCAGTGGTGTCATTGGCTCTAAGTTCTCTTCTACCCTTCAGAGACTGAAAACCTCTGAGCTTGATACTCCCAAAGACATACGTTCTATGGCTGAGAAATATACATACATGAAGGAGACTTTCCGAAAGAGACTAGCTTTTG gGAAATCAGGAATCCATGGATTTGGCATCTTTGCAAAGCATCCACATAGAGCAGGAGATATG GTGATTGAATACTCTGGTGAACTTGTTAGACCTCCTATAGCTGACAGGAGAGAACGCTTTATATACAATTCCTTGGTG GGTGCTGGGACTTACATGTTTCGGATAGATGATGAACGAGTCATTGATGCGACAAGGGCCGGAAGCATTGCTCATCTGATTAACCACTCTTGTGAA CCAAATTGCTATTCAAGAGTTATAAGTGTTAATGGTGATGAGCATATAATCATATTTGCAAAGAGAGACATTAAAAGATGGGAGGAACTCACATATGATTACAG atttttttcaattgatgAACAACTAGCATGTTATTGTGGCTTTCCAAGATGCCGGGGTGTAGTTAATGACATTGAATCGGAAGAGCGAGCAGCAAAGCTATATGCACCTCGCAGTGAACTAATAGATTGGAGAGGAGAATGA
- the LOC142631285 gene encoding histone-lysine N-methyltransferase ATX2 isoform X2 has protein sequence MALALKKPQHLHDDDTTVDGTPVRYLPLDHVYSATSPCRVTASGSSALMSKKIKARKLLSTNLDDNTNLSSSSLLNKPPLLYVYTRRRKRLRHSLPNPSFFRSLVSRGGGDGDEEEEFEAQESKVDTLLLNVNQKKKKKHRLGSSELVKLGVDSTVLRSLDRPRLRDCRIHNSSNANVDANSSNLKKRKRNLENCEKVLSDSPTTKRWIRLSLDNVEPKAFIGLQCKVYWPLDADWYSGRVVGYTPESNRHHIEYEDSDKEELILSNEKVKFFISHEEMQRLNLTCSVTSTDGDVYDYNEMLVLAASLYDCQELDPGDIIWAKLTGHAMWPAIVVKESLIRDRKGLSKLSGGGSVPVQFFGTHDFARIKVKQVISFLKGLLSSFHLKCKKPRFIRGLEEAKTYLSEQKLPRRMLQLQNGITADNVSASEDDGASTDTGEDCIEDAGIQGATQGLGTPPYVIGDVQILSLGKIVKDSEHFQDERFVWPEGYTAMRKFTSITDPSTCALYKMEVLRDAESKIRPLFRVTLDTGEQFEGSTPSDCWNKIYKRIKKVQISSSDGSGADGGGEKIDKTGSDMFGFSNPEVVKLIQGLSKSRFSSKLSMSKLASRRHQDLPVGYRPVRVEWKDLDKCSVCHMDEEYENNLFLQCDKCRMMVHARCYGELEPVDGVLWLCNLCRPGAPNPPPPCCLCPVIGGAMKPTTDGRWAHLACAIWIPETCLSDVKRMEPIDGLSRINKDRWKLLCSICGVSYGACIQCSNNTCYAAYHPLCARAAGLCVELEDEDRLYLLAVDDDEEDQCIRLLSFCKKHRQPSNERSAADERLGRVSRQCSDYTPPSNPSGCARSEPYNYFGRRGRKEPEALAAASLKRLFVQNQPYLVGGYSQHAFSGNSLPSSGVIGSKFSSTLQRLKTSELDTPKDIRSMAEKYTYMKETFRKRLAFGKSGIHGFGIFAKHPHRAGDMVIEYSGELVRPPIADRRERFIYNSLVGAGTYMFRIDDERVIDATRAGSIAHLINHSCEPNCYSRVISVNGDEHIIIFAKRDIKRWEELTYDYRFFSIDEQLACYCGFPRCRGVVNDIESEERAAKLYAPRSELIDWRGE, from the exons ATGGCACTTGCTCTGAAGAAGCCTCAGCATCTCCACGACGACGACACCACCGTAGACGGCACTCCCGTCCGGTACCTTCCGCTCGACCACGTCTACTCCGCCACCTCGCCCTGCCGCGTCACCGCCAGCGGCTCCTCCGCCTTAAtgtccaagaaaatcaaagctCGGAAGCTTCTCTCCACCAATTTAGACGACAATACTAACCTCTCCTCGTCTTCTCTTCTTAACAAGCCTCCTCTCCTCTACGTCTACACTCGCCGCCGGAAGCGCCTCCGCCATTCCCTTCCGAACCCTTCCTTTTTCCGCTCCTTAGTCTCTCGCGGCGGCGGCGACGGCGACGAGGAGGAGGAGTTCGAAGCGCAGGAATCGAAGGTGGATACGCTGTTGTTAAATGTgaatcagaagaagaagaaaaagcatAGGTTAGGGAGTAGTGAGCTTGTCAAATTGGGCGTGGATTCCACCGTCTTGCGTAGCCTCGATCGGCCGCGATTGAGGGATTGTAGAATTCATAATAGTAGTAATGCTAACGTTGATGCTAATAGTAGTAATTTGAAGAAAAGGAAGCGGAATTTGGAGAATTGCGAGAAGGTTCTGTCGGATTCGCCTACCACTAAGCGATGGATCAG GTTGAGTTTGGACAATGTTGAGCCGAAAGCGTTTATTGGATTACAATGCAAG GTTTATTGGCCATTGGATGCTGATTGGTATTCTGGTCGAGTTGTGGGTTACACCCCAGAGTCTAATCGACATCAT ATAGAATATGAAGATAGTGATAAAGAAGAATTAATTCTTTCGAATGAGAAAGTTAAATTCTTCATTTCCCACGAAGAGATGCAGCGTTTGAACTTGACTTGCAGTGTTACGAGTACAGATGGTGATGTGTATGATTACAATGAGATGCTTGTGTTGGCTGCGAGTTTGTATGACTGCCAAGAGCTCGACCCTGGGGATATCATATGGGCCAAACTTACTG GTCATGCTATGTGGCCAGCAATTGTTGTGAAGGAATCCCTCATCCGTGATCGTAAGGGTTTAAGCAAACTTTCAGGAGGAGGGTCAGTTCCAGTGCAGTTTTTTGGCACACATGATTTTGCAAG AATAAAAGTGAAGCAGGTTATCTCATTTCTTAAGGGACTCCTTTCTTCTTTCCACCTGAAGTGCAAGAAACCTCGTTTCATTCGAGGCTTGGAAGAAGCAAAAAC GTATTTGAGCGAACAAAAGCTTCCAAGAAGAATGCTACAGCTGCAAAATGGTATTACTGCTGATAATGTTAGCGCAAGTGAAGATGATGGAGCAAGTACAGATACAGGTGAAGATTGCATTGAAGATGCAGGGATTCAGGGAGCAACGCAGGGCCTTGGAACTCCTCCCTATGTAATTGGGGATGTGCAAATTTTAAGCCTCG GAAAGATTGTCAAGGACTCTGAACATTTCCAGGATGAGAGATTTGTTTGGCCTGAAGGATATACTGCCATGAGGAAGTTTACTTCAATAACTG ATCCCAGTACATGCGCCTTATATAAGATGGAAGTGTTAAGAGATGCTGAATCAAAGATTCGACCTCTATTTAGAGTGACATTGGATACTGGAGAGCAG TTTGAGGGATCCACTCCATCTGATTGCTGGAATAAAATATACAAGAGGATAAAGAAAGTACAAATAAGTAGCTCTGATGGTTCTGGTGCTGACGGTGGAGGAGAAAAGATTGATAAAACTGGTTCTGATATGTTTGGTTTCTCCAATCCTGAAGTTGTGAAGCTTATAcag GGTTTGTCTAAATCTAGATTCTCTTCTAAGTTATCTATGTCCAAGTTAGCCTCTAGACGACATCAAGACCTGCCTGTTGGTTACAGACCTGTTCGTGTTGAGTGGAAAGACCTTGACAAGTGCAGTGTTTGCCACATGGATGAG GAGTACGAAAACAATCTCTTCCTGCAATGTGATAAATGCAGAATGATG GTCCATGCTAGATGTTATGGAGAATTAGAACCTGTTGATGGAGTGCTATGGTTGTGCAACTTATGTCGACCAGGGGCTCCCAACCCTCCGCCACCTTGCTGCCTTTGTCCAGTAATAG ggGGTGCAATGAAGCCTACAACTGATGGGCGCTGGGCTCATCTGGCGTGTGCAATATGGATACCTG AAACTTGCTTATCTGATGTCAAAAGAATGGAGCCCATTGATGGGCTAAGTAGAATCAATAAG GACCGCTGGAAGCTTTTATGTAGCATCTGTGGTGTGTCTTATGGAGCTTGCATTCAA TGTTCAAACAATACTTGTTATGCAGCATATCATCCACTTTGTGCACGTGCTGCTGGTTTGTGCGTTGAG CTTGAAGATGAGGATAGATTATATCTGCTAGCtgtagatgatgatgaagaagatcagTGCATTCGTCTGCTTTCCTTCTGCAAGAAGCATAGGCAGCCCTCCAATGAGCGTTCTGCTGCTGATGAACGTCTTGGGCGAGTTTCTCGTCAGTGTTCAGATTACACACCACCCTCTAATCCGTCTGGTTGTGCTCGCAGTG AGCCTTACAATTACTTTGGTAGAAGGGGACGAAAAGAACCCGAAGCCCTTGCTGCTGCCTCCCTGAAGCGCTTGTTTGTACAGAACCAGCCTTACTTAGTTGGTGGTTACAGCCAACATGCATTTTCAGGCAATTCACTGCCTTCCAGTGGTGTCATTGGCTCTAAGTTCTCTTCTACCCTTCAGAGACTGAAAACCTCTGAGCTTGATACTCCCAAAGACATACGTTCTATGGCTGAGAAATATACATACATGAAGGAGACTTTCCGAAAGAGACTAGCTTTTG gGAAATCAGGAATCCATGGATTTGGCATCTTTGCAAAGCATCCACATAGAGCAGGAGATATG GTGATTGAATACTCTGGTGAACTTGTTAGACCTCCTATAGCTGACAGGAGAGAACGCTTTATATACAATTCCTTGGTG GGTGCTGGGACTTACATGTTTCGGATAGATGATGAACGAGTCATTGATGCGACAAGGGCCGGAAGCATTGCTCATCTGATTAACCACTCTTGTGAA CCAAATTGCTATTCAAGAGTTATAAGTGTTAATGGTGATGAGCATATAATCATATTTGCAAAGAGAGACATTAAAAGATGGGAGGAACTCACATATGATTACAG atttttttcaattgatgAACAACTAGCATGTTATTGTGGCTTTCCAAGATGCCGGGGTGTAGTTAATGACATTGAATCGGAAGAGCGAGCAGCAAAGCTATATGCACCTCGCAGTGAACTAATAGATTGGAGAGGAGAATGA
- the LOC142631285 gene encoding histone-lysine N-methyltransferase ATX2 isoform X3, which produces MQGKLFVYWPLDADWYSGRVVGYTPESNRHHIEYEDSDKEELILSNEKVKFFISHEEMQRLNLTCSVTSTDGDVYDYNEMLVLAASLYDCQELDPGDIIWAKLTGHAMWPAIVVKESLIRDRKGLSKLSGGGSVPVQFFGTHDFARIKVKQVISFLKGLLSSFHLKCKKPRFIRGLEEAKTYLSEQKLPRRMLQLQNGITADNVSASEDDGASTDTGEDCIEDAGIQGATQGLGTPPYVIGDVQILSLGKIVKDSEHFQDERFVWPEGYTAMRKFTSITDPSTCALYKMEVLRDAESKIRPLFRVTLDTGEQISDDSRYAIASLNQFEGSTPSDCWNKIYKRIKKVQISSSDGSGADGGGEKIDKTGSDMFGFSNPEVVKLIQGLSKSRFSSKLSMSKLASRRHQDLPVGYRPVRVEWKDLDKCSVCHMDEEYENNLFLQCDKCRMMVHARCYGELEPVDGVLWLCNLCRPGAPNPPPPCCLCPVIGGAMKPTTDGRWAHLACAIWIPETCLSDVKRMEPIDGLSRINKDRWKLLCSICGVSYGACIQCSNNTCYAAYHPLCARAAGLCVELEDEDRLYLLAVDDDEEDQCIRLLSFCKKHRQPSNERSAADERLGRVSRQCSDYTPPSNPSGCARSEPYNYFGRRGRKEPEALAAASLKRLFVQNQPYLVGGYSQHAFSGNSLPSSGVIGSKFSSTLQRLKTSELDTPKDIRSMAEKYTYMKETFRKRLAFGKSGIHGFGIFAKHPHRAGDMVIEYSGELVRPPIADRRERFIYNSLVGAGTYMFRIDDERVIDATRAGSIAHLINHSCEPNCYSRVISVNGDEHIIIFAKRDIKRWEELTYDYRFFSIDEQLACYCGFPRCRGVVNDIESEERAAKLYAPRSELIDWRGE; this is translated from the exons ATGCAAGGCAAGCTCTTT GTTTATTGGCCATTGGATGCTGATTGGTATTCTGGTCGAGTTGTGGGTTACACCCCAGAGTCTAATCGACATCAT ATAGAATATGAAGATAGTGATAAAGAAGAATTAATTCTTTCGAATGAGAAAGTTAAATTCTTCATTTCCCACGAAGAGATGCAGCGTTTGAACTTGACTTGCAGTGTTACGAGTACAGATGGTGATGTGTATGATTACAATGAGATGCTTGTGTTGGCTGCGAGTTTGTATGACTGCCAAGAGCTCGACCCTGGGGATATCATATGGGCCAAACTTACTG GTCATGCTATGTGGCCAGCAATTGTTGTGAAGGAATCCCTCATCCGTGATCGTAAGGGTTTAAGCAAACTTTCAGGAGGAGGGTCAGTTCCAGTGCAGTTTTTTGGCACACATGATTTTGCAAG AATAAAAGTGAAGCAGGTTATCTCATTTCTTAAGGGACTCCTTTCTTCTTTCCACCTGAAGTGCAAGAAACCTCGTTTCATTCGAGGCTTGGAAGAAGCAAAAAC GTATTTGAGCGAACAAAAGCTTCCAAGAAGAATGCTACAGCTGCAAAATGGTATTACTGCTGATAATGTTAGCGCAAGTGAAGATGATGGAGCAAGTACAGATACAGGTGAAGATTGCATTGAAGATGCAGGGATTCAGGGAGCAACGCAGGGCCTTGGAACTCCTCCCTATGTAATTGGGGATGTGCAAATTTTAAGCCTCG GAAAGATTGTCAAGGACTCTGAACATTTCCAGGATGAGAGATTTGTTTGGCCTGAAGGATATACTGCCATGAGGAAGTTTACTTCAATAACTG ATCCCAGTACATGCGCCTTATATAAGATGGAAGTGTTAAGAGATGCTGAATCAAAGATTCGACCTCTATTTAGAGTGACATTGGATACTGGAGAGCAG ATCAGTGATGACAGTAGGTATGCTATTGCATCACTGAATCAG TTTGAGGGATCCACTCCATCTGATTGCTGGAATAAAATATACAAGAGGATAAAGAAAGTACAAATAAGTAGCTCTGATGGTTCTGGTGCTGACGGTGGAGGAGAAAAGATTGATAAAACTGGTTCTGATATGTTTGGTTTCTCCAATCCTGAAGTTGTGAAGCTTATAcag GGTTTGTCTAAATCTAGATTCTCTTCTAAGTTATCTATGTCCAAGTTAGCCTCTAGACGACATCAAGACCTGCCTGTTGGTTACAGACCTGTTCGTGTTGAGTGGAAAGACCTTGACAAGTGCAGTGTTTGCCACATGGATGAG GAGTACGAAAACAATCTCTTCCTGCAATGTGATAAATGCAGAATGATG GTCCATGCTAGATGTTATGGAGAATTAGAACCTGTTGATGGAGTGCTATGGTTGTGCAACTTATGTCGACCAGGGGCTCCCAACCCTCCGCCACCTTGCTGCCTTTGTCCAGTAATAG ggGGTGCAATGAAGCCTACAACTGATGGGCGCTGGGCTCATCTGGCGTGTGCAATATGGATACCTG AAACTTGCTTATCTGATGTCAAAAGAATGGAGCCCATTGATGGGCTAAGTAGAATCAATAAG GACCGCTGGAAGCTTTTATGTAGCATCTGTGGTGTGTCTTATGGAGCTTGCATTCAA TGTTCAAACAATACTTGTTATGCAGCATATCATCCACTTTGTGCACGTGCTGCTGGTTTGTGCGTTGAG CTTGAAGATGAGGATAGATTATATCTGCTAGCtgtagatgatgatgaagaagatcagTGCATTCGTCTGCTTTCCTTCTGCAAGAAGCATAGGCAGCCCTCCAATGAGCGTTCTGCTGCTGATGAACGTCTTGGGCGAGTTTCTCGTCAGTGTTCAGATTACACACCACCCTCTAATCCGTCTGGTTGTGCTCGCAGTG AGCCTTACAATTACTTTGGTAGAAGGGGACGAAAAGAACCCGAAGCCCTTGCTGCTGCCTCCCTGAAGCGCTTGTTTGTACAGAACCAGCCTTACTTAGTTGGTGGTTACAGCCAACATGCATTTTCAGGCAATTCACTGCCTTCCAGTGGTGTCATTGGCTCTAAGTTCTCTTCTACCCTTCAGAGACTGAAAACCTCTGAGCTTGATACTCCCAAAGACATACGTTCTATGGCTGAGAAATATACATACATGAAGGAGACTTTCCGAAAGAGACTAGCTTTTG gGAAATCAGGAATCCATGGATTTGGCATCTTTGCAAAGCATCCACATAGAGCAGGAGATATG GTGATTGAATACTCTGGTGAACTTGTTAGACCTCCTATAGCTGACAGGAGAGAACGCTTTATATACAATTCCTTGGTG GGTGCTGGGACTTACATGTTTCGGATAGATGATGAACGAGTCATTGATGCGACAAGGGCCGGAAGCATTGCTCATCTGATTAACCACTCTTGTGAA CCAAATTGCTATTCAAGAGTTATAAGTGTTAATGGTGATGAGCATATAATCATATTTGCAAAGAGAGACATTAAAAGATGGGAGGAACTCACATATGATTACAG atttttttcaattgatgAACAACTAGCATGTTATTGTGGCTTTCCAAGATGCCGGGGTGTAGTTAATGACATTGAATCGGAAGAGCGAGCAGCAAAGCTATATGCACCTCGCAGTGAACTAATAGATTGGAGAGGAGAATGA